The Argentina anserina chromosome 3, drPotAnse1.1, whole genome shotgun sequence genome includes a region encoding these proteins:
- the LOC126787664 gene encoding pentatricopeptide repeat-containing protein At2g29760, chloroplastic produces the protein MATLGTPVISLPRHPTPTVNNDLRLPTQPLLPLIDQCTSLTHLKQIHAQMLKTAQFFDPYSASKLITAAALSPFSSLDYARQVFDEIPEPNLFTWNALIRAYASSPDPAESILIFLDMLHECNECPNKFTFPFLLKAASELRASKVGRGFHGMVVKAELSSDVYIVNSLIHFYGSCGELDLARLVFLKTYKKDVVTWNSVITAFAQRNCPEVALELFKEMEAENMRPNDVTMVSVLSACAKKGDLEFGRWVCSRVERHGVEQNLTLNNAMLDMYVKCGSVEDAERLFGRMPEKDVVSWTAMLDGYARMGNYDEARRVFGAMPSQDIAAWNVLISSYEQNGRPKEALAVFHELQKNKGPKPDEVTLVCTLAACSQLGAIDLGGWIHVYVKRQGMKLNCHLTTSLIDMYAKCGNLEKALEVFNSVETRDVFVWTAMIAALAMHGQGRDALHFFSKMVEAKVKPNAVTFTNILCACSHAGLVDEGRTFFNQMEQVYGVVPGIKHYACMVDILGRSGNLEEAAELIEKMPISPTPSVWGALLGACARQGNVALAEKACSHLLDLDPRNHGAYVLLSNVYAKTGKWEAVSGLRKLMRDSGIKKEPGCSSIEIDGSVHEFLVGDNTHPLSKDIYSKLDEIAGRLKSIGYVPNKSHLLQFVEEEDMKEHALILHSEKLAIAFGLISSKPSQPIRVVKNLRVCGDCHSVAKLISKLYNREIFLRDRYRFHHFREGHCSCNDYW, from the coding sequence ATGGCAACTCTAGGGACCCCAGTAATCTCTCTCCCGCGTCACCCCACCCCAACCGTCAATAACGACCTCCGCCTCCCAACCCAACCGCTTCTCCCACTGATAGACCAATGCACCTCCCTCACCCACCTCAAGCAAATCCATGCCCAGATGCTCAAAACCGCCCAATTCTTCGATCCATATTCCGCCAGCAAGCTCATCACAGCTGCAGCCCTCTCTCCATTCTCGAGCCTCGACTATGCTCGCCAAGTGTTCGACGAAATTCCCGAACCAAATCTCTTCACTTGGAACGCCCTCATTCGCGCCTATGCCTCCAGCCCCGACCCGGCTGAAAGCATTCTCATATTTCTAGACATGCTTCACGAGTGTAATGAGTGCCCCAATAAGTTTACCTTCCCTTTCTTGCTCAAGGCGGCATCGGAACTGAGGGCTTCTAAAGTGGGGAGAGGCTTTCACGGCATGGTGGTGAAAGCTGAGCTGAGCTCGGATGTTTACATTGTTAACTCTCTCATTCATTTTTATGGTTCGTGCGGGGAGTTGGATTTGGCGCGCTTGGTGTTTTTGAAGACTTATAAGAAGGATGTTGTTACTTGGAACTCTGTTATCACGGCTTTCGCGCAGCGGAACTGTCCGGAAGTGGCGTTGGAGTTGTTTAAGGAAATGGAGGCGGAGAATATGAGGCCGAATGATGTGACCATGGTGAGTGTGCTGTCGGCGTGCGCAAAGAAAGGGGATCTGGAGTTTGGGAGGTGGGTTTGTTCGCGTGTTGAGAGGCACGGAGTAGAGCAGAATTTGACTTTGAACAATGCTATGCTGGATATGTATGTGAAATGTGGGAGTGTTGAAGATGCGGAGAGGTTGTTTGGTAGGATGCCGGAGAAGGACGTTGTGTCGTGGACTGCTATGCTTGATGGGTATGCTCGGATGGGGAATTATGATGAGGCTAGGCGTGTTTTTGGTGCCATGCCTAGTCAAGATATTGCTGCGTGGAATGTGCTTATTTCGTCTTATGAACAGAATGGGAGGCCAAAAGAGGCTTTAGCTGTCTTCCATGAGTTGCAGAAGAACAAGGGTCCCAAACCTGATGAGGTTACTCTAGTTTGTACACTGGCAGCCTGCTCTCAATTGGGAGCGATTGATCTTGGCGGCTGGATACATGTATATGTGAAGAGGCAGGGGATGAAGTTGAATTGTCACCTCACAACCTCGCTTATTGACATGTATGCAAAATGTGGGAATCTAGAGAAGGCACTTGAGGTGTTTAATTCGGTGGAGACAAGAGACGTATTTGTCTGGACTGCCATGATTGCTGCTTTGGCAATGCATGGCCAGGGGAGGGATGCCTTGCACTTCTTCTCAAAGATGGTAGAAGCTAAGGTAAAGCCTAATGCTGTGACATTTACTAACATATTATGTGCGTGTAGCCACGCAGGATTGGTGGATGAGGGAAGAACGTTTTTTAATCAGATGGAGCAAGTTTATGGAGTTGTGCCCGGTATAAAGCACTATGCTTGCATGGTTGACATTCTTGGTCGTTCAGGTAATCTGGAGGAAGCTGCAGAACTGATAGAGAAAATGCCAATATCCCCTACTCCTTCAGTATGGGGGGCTCTGCTTGGGGCATGTGCACGGCAGGGGAATGTTGCGCTTGCTGAAAAGGCTTGTAGTCATTTGCTCGACTTGGATCCCAGAAATCACGGAGCCTATGTACTCTTATCAAATGTATATGCCAAAACAGGGAAATGGGAAGCAGTTTCTGGGTTAAGGAAGCTTATGCGAGACTCTGGGATAAAGAAAGAACCTGGTTGTAGCTCAATTGAAATCGATGGCAGTGTTCACGAGTTTCTAGTTGGTGATAATACTCATCCGTTATCCAAGGATATCTACTCAAAGTTGGATGAGATAGCAGGGAGATTGAAGTCGATCGGATATGTGCCAAATAAGTCCCACCTACTGCAATTTGTTGAGGAAGAGGACATGAAGGAACATGCCCTGATCCTGCATAGTGAGAAACTAGCAATTGCTTTTGGACTTATTAGCTCCAAGCCATCTCAACCGATTCGTGTTGTGAAGAATCTTCGTGTGTGTGGAGACTGCCACTCAGTTGCTAAGCTTATATCTAAGCTTTACAATAGGGAGATATTTCTGAGAGACCGATATCGGTTTCATCATTTCAGAGAGGGACATTGCTCATGTAATGATTACTGGTAA